The Natrinema saccharevitans genome includes the window GTCCTCGAGGCGTCGCTCGGCGAACGCGTTACGGTACGACTCAAGAGCGGCGACGAGTACGTCGGCGACCTCGCCGGGTACGATCAGCACATGAACCTCGTCCTCGAGGACGTGACGATCCCCGTCGAGGGCGTCGATCAGGAGGCTCCGGCCGAAGACACAACCATTATACGCGGCGACAACGTCGTCTCGATTACTCCATGACTGGTGCAGGAACCCCGAGCCAAGGAAAGAAGAACAAGACGACCCACACCAAGTGTCGTCGCTGCGGAGAGAAGTCCTACCACACCAAGAAGAAGGTCTGCTCGTCGTGTGGCTTCGGCGAGTCCGCGAAGCGCCGCGGCTACGAGTGGCAGTCGAAGTCCGGCGACAACTGATCGATTTCTCTCCCTCTCCTTTCGTACTCCAGCTGCATAGCCGGCGGCTATAACATCGTAACGCGGGCATGCCAAGCCGCCGATGAACAACCCTTAGTTCGCCGCCCCGAAGGGTCGCGTATGGAGACGACTGACGCCTTCGCGGGGCTCGAGTGCGCCGACTGCGGGGCCGCTATCGAGGCCACCGCCGAGGCCCACCGCTGTCTGGAGTGTGACGGCCCGCTCGACGCGAGCTACGACTACGACGCGATCGATCTCGATCGCGGGACGCTCGAGGGCCGGCCGGCCGACTCGCAGTGGCGCTACACCGAACTCTTGCCGTTCGCTCGCGAGACGGCTGTCACGACCCGGGAGGGCGCGACGCCGCTGGTCGACTGTCCCGACCTGGCAGACGAACTCGGCGTCGGACGGGTCCTGATCAAGGACGAGGGCCGGAACCCGACGGGCTCGGTCCGCGACCGCGGCGCGTCGGTCGCGGTCACGGCCGCGACCCGAAGCGACGCCGCCGACGTCGCGCTCCCGTCGACGGGCAACGGCGGCCAGGCCGCGGCGGCCTACGCGGGCCGGGCCGGCCTCGAGTCCCACGCCTATCTCCCCTCGCGCTCGGGCTTTACGAACAAGGCGATGGTCAACGTCCACGGCGGCGACATGAACGTCGTCGGCGGCCGCTACGGCGACGCGGTTGGTGCGTACGAGGAGGCGCTCGCCGAACACGACGACTGGTACTCGCTGCGGGCCTTCGAGACGCCGTATCGCCACGAGGGGATCAAGACGCTGTTCTACGAACTCGTCGAAGACCTCGAGTGGGACGTGCCGGACGCGATCTGTTACCCGACGGGAATCGGGACGGGGATCGTCGGCCTCGCCAAGGCCGCCCGCGAGTTCGAGGAACTGGGACTGATCGACGAGACGCCGGCACTCTACGCCGCGCAGGCGTCGGGCTGTGCCCCGATCGCGGACGCCGTCGCCGACGGCCGCGACGACCACGCTCCCGTCGAACGGCCCGACACGATCTGTGGCGAACTCGAGATCCCCGATCCGCCGGCGGGATCGTGGGTCCTCGAGGCGCTGCGCGAGACCGACGGCGGCGCGGTCGCGACCGACGATCCCGACATCCTCGAGAGCGCCGTGCGAGTGGCCCAGACGACCGGACTCGAGCCGACCCCGAGCGCGGCGGCGGCCGCCAGCGGCGCGTGGGAACTCGCCGACCGCGGTGCGTTCGACGGCGACGAAACGGTCGTGATCGTCAACACCGGTGCGGGCAACAAGGAGGCCGACGTCTTGCGCAGCCACCTGATGGGACAGGGAATTTAGACACCACCCAGTACCGGGTAATACCGCTGAATGCACCCGCTGTAACCGCTATCGGGCGTCCAGTCGGAAACGGAGCCGAACGCTGTCACCGATAAGGTCTTGACTCCGAGACGAGTAGACGGACCGAGTTCAAATGTGTGAACATTCACCAGAGTGTTCGAACGGGGTCACGTGCCAGCTCGTCCTCGAGAACGGCGAGACTGGCCTCGAGACTGCCGAATACTACTGTAAGGCACATCTGGTGCTACGGATCTGGGAGGTCGAGAACGACAGCTCGATGCGGGCCGTCAGCGCCGAACAACTGTAGGACGGATCGCCCTCGCTCGACGTGTTTGCCGCCGTTCGAGACGCCATCGGCGCGCCGACGCCGGCCCGCCAGCGACCGGGCGGGGGAAGCGTCGCGCCCGAGGGCCACGGCGCGCTCGAGTCGGTCATGGCGCACTCGAGTCGCCCGGCCGCTGCCGGCGCTTACGACCCTTTCCCTCGGGACGGGGGCGTTCCGTAGCGTTTTTGCTGGTTGTCGGGAAACGACGCGGTATGACTACCCCCTGGGACGACTGGAATCACGTTCTCAAACTCGATCCCGACAAGGAGTTACCCGAGGGTGTGACCTACGGTGACCTCTGTGCGACCGGAACGGACGCCATCGAGGTCGGCGGCACCATGGGTATCACCGAGGAGAACATGAGCGCCGTCATCGAGGCCTGTGCCGAACACGACGTCGCCCTCTATCAGGAGCCCTCCAACCCCGAAGTCGTCCTCGAGGACGACGCGCTGGACGGCTATCTCATTCCGACCGTCTTCAACGCCGGCTCGCCGTTCTGGATCACCGAGGCCCACAAGGAGTGGGTCCGCCTCGAGGGCGATCTCGACTGGGAACGGACGACGACGGAGGCCTACATCGTGCTGAACCCCGAGGCCGACGTCGCGGAACTGACCGAGGCCAACTGCGACCTCGGGGCCGACGACGTCGCCGCCTACGCGACCGTCGCGGAACACATGTTCGGCCAGGAGATCGTCTACGTCGAGTACTCGGGCACCCTCGGCGACGAGGGCGTCGTCCAGGCCGCCGGCGAGGCGACCGACCAGTCGACGCTGTTCTACGGGGGCGGCATCCACGACTACGACTCCGCGTACTCGATGGCCCAGTACGCCGACGTCGTCGTCGTCGGCGACCTCGCACACGAGGAGGGGATCGAGGCGGTCCGCGAGACCGTCGAGGCGGCCAACGACGCCTAACGACGCGACCGGACCGGTTGGCGAACCCGACAGTGGCCTCAACTGTTTTGTCGCTTCGCGGTGGACGGCCCCGCATGAGTCTCCACGTCGCCTTCGAGGCGTCGTCGCCGTCGCTGGTCCTCGCCCCGACCCTCGAGACCCTCCCATCGCTCGAGGTCGACCTCGAGCGCCAGTACGCGCTCGATCCCGCGCGGCCGATCGCGTTCTGCGTGGTCCGCTGTCGGGATCGCGACCGACTCGAGCGGGCGCTGGCCGCCGACCCGACGGTCGCGCGGTTCGACAGGATCGCCGGCCTCGACGGCCACCACCGCTACCGACTGCAGCGGAGCGAGACGGACGTCGTCGGGGCGTACCGCCAGTGGGTTGCCGCCGGCGGCGAGTTGCTCGAGTGCCGGGGCGCGGACGGCCGCTGGGACGTCGAGATGCGGTTTCCCGACCGGGCGTCGTTCGGCCAGTACCACGATTTTCTCGTCGACGAAGGCGTCTCCGTGACCCTCCACCGACTCGCCGAGACCGACGCGCACTCGCGACGAGCCGGCGACCCCACGCTGACGGACCGCCAGCGGGAGGCCCTGTCACTGGCCCACGAACGCGGCTTCTTCGAGGTCCCCCGCGAGGCGGAACTGGCCGAGCTCGCCGCCCAACTCGAGATCTCGAACCAGGCGGTCAGCGAACGGCTGCGACGCGGGCAGGCGCGGCTGGTCGACGCGCACGTCGTCGACTGACCGGGTCGCCGTCGGGAGACTACTCGCGGACCAGATCACGCAGGCGGGGGAGCGCCTCGGTCACGTCCTCGCGGACGACCGCGGCGGCGACGTCGTCACACGGGGTCGACTCGAGGTTGACGATCCCCACCGTCGCGCCGGTCGAAGCGGCCAGCCGTGGCAGCGACGCGGCGGGTTCGACGACCAGCGAGGAGCCGATCGCGAGGAAGGCGTCGCTCGCGCGCGCGAGCGACCGCGCCCGCTGGAGGACCGCACCGGGCAACTGCTCGCCGAAGAGGACCACGTCGGGTTTGAACACGCCGCCGCAGTCGCAGGTCGGCGGCAGTTCGCCGCCGGCCGCCCGATCGAAGATCTGGTCGCCGTCCTTGCGTTTCCCGCAGTCCGTACAGCGGACCCGCTGGGAGTTGCCGTGTAACTCGAGGACCGTCGGCTCGCCGGCGACCGGCGCGTCTGAATCGCCGTCCGTTCCGGCGTCGTCCCCCTCGCCGACCGCCGCCGCGGCGTCGCCGTGGAGCCCGTCCGTGTTCTGGGTCAGGACCGCCTCGAGGAGGCCGTCCCGTTCCATCGCGGCCAGCGCCTCGTGGGCCGCGTTCGGCTCGAAATCCCCGTCGAACATCGCCCGCTGGAGGTCGACTCGATCGGCCCAGAACCCCTCGGGATCGCGCTGGAATCGGCCGTACGCGAACTGCCCCTGGTCGAACCGTTCCCAGACGCCGTCGTCGCCCCGGAACGTCGGCACGCCAGACGGCGCGGAGATTCCCGCACCGGTGAAGGCGACGGCGGTGTCCGCGTTCCGAACGGCGGTCGCGAGTCGCTCGACGTTATCCATATCGAGAGAGCGACGGGCGATGGATAAAAGCGAGGCGGATCAGCCACTCGACTATCGCACCGTCGACGTGTATCTGGCGGCCAGCGTCGCTTCGATCCGCTGGAGGTGTTCGCTGACGGTACCCGGCGCGAGATCGAGTTTCTCGGCCAGTTTCCGGTGGGTCGTCTCGCGTGGCACCTCGTAGTACCCCTCGCTGACGGCGAGGTCGAATAGTTCCTGCTGGCGGGCGGTCAGCGTCGGCGCGGAGCTGCCACCGCTGGGATCGTACTCGCCCAGCCGCTGAAGGTCGACGTCGACCCCTTCGGGTAACGCCGCCGCAGCGCGCTGGAGCGCCCGGCTCGTCCCGAGCGCCGTCACCTCGAGTCCGCGAGCGGCGTCGGTGTCGACGTATGTCATCGGCCAGTCGAGGACGATTTCGTGCTCGCGGAGGATCGACAGCAGGTCGTCGACTGGCTCGACGATTTGGCACTTCACGTAGGCGACGCCGCGGCCGTCCGCGCCGGCGACGTCGTACTCGAGTGCCTCCGGACTGTCGGCGAGCAACGCGCGGGCCCGGTCGAGGTCGCCACGGAGCGCGAGGAGTTCGACGTACCGCCGTTCGTGGATCGGATTCAGGTAGCGAACCGCCTCGATCGTGACCGCGTCGCTGCGGCTGAAGTGGTCGTCGATCGCGTTGAGCCGGCCGTCGGCCCACGTTAGCACCATCGTAGCGTATCTCATCGCCGACCACCGCCAGTGTCGTGGTTCAGCGCGTTCGAGATCGAAGAGGTGGACGAACGCATAGCGGTCCGTATCGGCCCTCAGTTTAAAAACACCTAGCATACTCGCCCATACGGAAAGGTGGCCGGAGATCCTCCTTCCAG containing:
- a CDS encoding helix-turn-helix domain-containing protein; translated protein: MSLHVAFEASSPSLVLAPTLETLPSLEVDLERQYALDPARPIAFCVVRCRDRDRLERALAADPTVARFDRIAGLDGHHRYRLQRSETDVVGAYRQWVAAGGELLECRGADGRWDVEMRFPDRASFGQYHDFLVDEGVSVTLHRLAETDAHSRRAGDPTLTDRQREALSLAHERGFFEVPREAELAELAAQLEISNQAVSERLRRGQARLVDAHVVD
- a CDS encoding LSM domain-containing protein; its protein translation is MSGRPLDVLEASLGERVTVRLKSGDEYVGDLAGYDQHMNLVLEDVTIPVEGVDQEAPAEDTTIIRGDNVVSITP
- a CDS encoding phosphoglycerol geranylgeranyltransferase; amino-acid sequence: MTTPWDDWNHVLKLDPDKELPEGVTYGDLCATGTDAIEVGGTMGITEENMSAVIEACAEHDVALYQEPSNPEVVLEDDALDGYLIPTVFNAGSPFWITEAHKEWVRLEGDLDWERTTTEAYIVLNPEADVAELTEANCDLGADDVAAYATVAEHMFGQEIVYVEYSGTLGDEGVVQAAGEATDQSTLFYGGGIHDYDSAYSMAQYADVVVVGDLAHEEGIEAVRETVEAANDA
- a CDS encoding threonine synthase, with amino-acid sequence METTDAFAGLECADCGAAIEATAEAHRCLECDGPLDASYDYDAIDLDRGTLEGRPADSQWRYTELLPFARETAVTTREGATPLVDCPDLADELGVGRVLIKDEGRNPTGSVRDRGASVAVTAATRSDAADVALPSTGNGGQAAAAYAGRAGLESHAYLPSRSGFTNKAMVNVHGGDMNVVGGRYGDAVGAYEEALAEHDDWYSLRAFETPYRHEGIKTLFYELVEDLEWDVPDAICYPTGIGTGIVGLAKAAREFEELGLIDETPALYAAQASGCAPIADAVADGRDDHAPVERPDTICGELEIPDPPAGSWVLEALRETDGGAVATDDPDILESAVRVAQTTGLEPTPSAAAAASGAWELADRGAFDGDETVVIVNTGAGNKEADVLRSHLMGQGI
- a CDS encoding SIR2 family NAD-dependent protein deacylase, yielding MDNVERLATAVRNADTAVAFTGAGISAPSGVPTFRGDDGVWERFDQGQFAYGRFQRDPEGFWADRVDLQRAMFDGDFEPNAAHEALAAMERDGLLEAVLTQNTDGLHGDAAAAVGEGDDAGTDGDSDAPVAGEPTVLELHGNSQRVRCTDCGKRKDGDQIFDRAAGGELPPTCDCGGVFKPDVVLFGEQLPGAVLQRARSLARASDAFLAIGSSLVVEPAASLPRLAASTGATVGIVNLESTPCDDVAAAVVREDVTEALPRLRDLVRE
- a CDS encoding helix-turn-helix domain-containing protein; amino-acid sequence: MRYATMVLTWADGRLNAIDDHFSRSDAVTIEAVRYLNPIHERRYVELLALRGDLDRARALLADSPEALEYDVAGADGRGVAYVKCQIVEPVDDLLSILREHEIVLDWPMTYVDTDAARGLEVTALGTSRALQRAAAALPEGVDVDLQRLGEYDPSGGSSAPTLTARQQELFDLAVSEGYYEVPRETTHRKLAEKLDLAPGTVSEHLQRIEATLAARYTSTVR
- a CDS encoding 50S ribosomal protein L37e; protein product: MTGAGTPSQGKKNKTTHTKCRRCGEKSYHTKKKVCSSCGFGESAKRRGYEWQSKSGDN